In Aspergillus fumigatus Af293 chromosome 6, whole genome shotgun sequence, the genomic window CTAGTGGCATCTGCTTGAGGCAGACTGAATTCTCGATCCACTCACAGATTGGACACTATCGGCGCCCATGGACATTTGATATCACCCTCACGACAAGTTTCTGCTACCCTATCAGTACCAATCTATACCGATAAGCTTCTCAATGCGCTTACCTGCATATCGATGGCTGCTGTGCGGCCAGCTTCGAGGACTTCTTCGTGGTTTGCCTTGCCTTCTTGCAGTATAGAATCCAGTTCCTTCACGTCCTTggcttgaagaagatgatcatcTCCTCGGGGAACTGGAGAGAGGACCGCTTTGTTGGTTACCAAGCTGAACGCCAGTACCCTAATGCCGCAGTGCCTCGCGACTATTATTTCTGGCACGGTTGACATGCCAACTAGATCAGCCCCAACTTGGCGAAGCATACGACACTCAGCTCGAGTTTCGTAACTGTGAATGATTAGTGTATGGTTGCATACGAATTCATGGTCCTGGAGAAATAGTCACGAACCTGGGACCCGCAACAAAGGCATACACACCCTCGTGCAGTCTTCGTGTACTGTTCTCGCTTATCACTGCTTTCCATGCCTGATGTGCATGGCGACGGAGCTCGAGATCGTATGCATCAGACAGAGGAGGGAATCTGGGTCCGAATTCCTCCGTGTTTGGCCCTCGCAGGGGATGAGTTCCTGCGAATCCTGCAGGGAAGATGTGCTGCAATTTTCAACAGTGTCAGTATGCCTAGCTTGCAGCATCCTTACATGATTATCAGACATACATCGTTGATGATCACGATGTCTCCAACCGCATATTCGGTATTGAGGCCTCCGGCGGCGTTTGTTACTATTTAGTCATGCATGATTACTAAAAATATCTCGTGCCGGAGAGAGCGTGGGGTTCTCACAAACAATGGTCTCAATTCCAAGGAGCTTAAAAACTCGAATTGGAAACGTCACTTGATGTATTGAGTGGCCCTCATAGTAGCTGCATGCGAGATAAAACATTAACAATCTTCAGTAATGAAAGTGACCGGAGGAATGAATTATGAGCTCTCACTGTGCACGGCCCACCATGAGAACAACTGGGATATGGTCGGCAAGTAGTCCAAAGACGAGCTTTCCCGCATGCCCGGGCACTTCAGAGGTCAGAAATCAGCAGGTTGATATTGAGCTTCAAGGCTTCATTTTTACCTGTCAGACAAGGGAAATGGGGTATGGAAGAATATTCAAATTCTGCTCGCGGCTCGTCATGGATGGTATTTGCGAGTCCTCCTAAACCAGAGCCACAAATGACTGCAACACGAGGGTGCTGTAGGGTTTCAGGTAGACGTTCCTTCAAGAATGAGAAAGCTTCAACGGCCTCTTCGTATAGGGACTTGTTTTTTGGTGCTTCTGGCAACATTTTGTGCCTTGGGTTAGACTAATCAGTGGAAATATGAGGCGAGGAAATGAAGTTACATTTTCTGTTTAGATGCGTTCAATGCTATAAAGTATTTCCTAACTTACCCTAACTATGAAGAGGTAAGCGCCAATTCCTAGAGGTATTGTGGATCCCAAAGGGCTAAGGTATTTAActctctctactccgtacgtatgGCAGTCTCTTTTAGCCATGAGACGAGAGGATGCACGTGctcattctccttcatgACTATAAACAGTTTACTATCTAAGCTCCGTTCAAGCAGTGGTAGATTGCTCCAGGTGCGATGATCCGATACTCAAGACAGAATAGGAGTTCAGAGTAACAGACGCTTCTTAGGCATTAATCGGCTTCAAGAACATGTGTTTTACTTCAGCTACTCTGAGTACAAACTAGCTAGTATAGGAGTGACCATATTGGTGCACAGTTTTACTACTCTACATGTACTAGGTCCATGCGCGCAGCGCAACCAGATATCTGCTCCAAATTCGATAGTTTGACAAAACTCGACAAAACTTATAGTTTCTTCGAGGATCATCAACTATCATAAAACGTAGGATACAATGGTCGACTGCAGTTGACGCAAGCAGTGGTGTAAAAAATATCTGTCGGTATGGGACAGGAACAAATATATGGAAGACAATGGAGAATTTCCACCAGCTCATGTAATGAAGGTAAATTGACTTATGATCTTTGATTGCCTGGTGAACACTCAGTAAACAATAATGATGGATGTAGTTGGGTATCAATATTTCAGAATGATAATATTAATGCGTCGACTTGTCACTTTAGTATTATATGGAGGGCAGTGTTACCTAATGTAGACAAGGCGGTCAACAGGATCTCTAATTACCCAGAACTTCTGCTTCAGATGTGCCTGGCAGAAAAGCCAAGATATGTCCGCAACTGCGCAAAAGTTGACAGGATTGTATGCGAGAGAGCTACCTATCAGTCACCCTTCCCATATACACTATGTCAATCTCCCTCGGTCAGCGTTTTCATATACGAGCTGCTAGGCATCTGAAGGTATTCAGCAGTAATTTTCCTTTTCACAAGTGTCCTCTGTGAAACTGATCTTACTACAAAAAGTTCGCCGTATCCGCCTCTCGCAGCATCGCCTCTTCAGCCGAGTTGGACATCGCACACTCTAGGCCATCTGA contains:
- a CDS encoding purine-nucleoside phosphorylase, yielding MLPEAPKNKSLYEEAVEAFSFLKERLPETLQHPRVAVICGSGLGGLANTIHDEPRAEFEYSSIPHFPCLTVPGHAGKLVFGLLADHIPVVLMVGRAHYYEGHSIHQVTFPIRVFKLLGIETIVLTNAAGGLNTEYAVGDIVIINDHIFPAGFAGTHPLRGPNTEEFGPRFPPLSDAYDLELRRHAHQAWKAVISENSTRRLHEGVYAFVAGPSYETRAECRMLRQVGADLVGMSTVPEIIVARHCGIRVLAFSLVTNKAVLSPVPRGDDHLLQAKDVKELDSILQEGKANHEEVLEAGRTAAIDMQKLVVRVISNVHGRR